A window of Aromatoleum bremense genomic DNA:
GTACCTGTGAAGGAGTCCCGTCATGCCCCGAATACTGCGTCCGTTGTTTCTCTCGTCGCTGTCCGCCGCCGCTGCGCTCGCCTTCATGCCGGCGCATGCAGACGAGGATACCGAGCGCGAAAACCTCGCGCGCCTGGAGCATGAAATCGCGCTCCTTGGCGAGGAGGTGCGCGCCGCGAAGGCGCACGCCCCGACGCTCGCGAGGGTGCGGTTCCAGTACGACGATCTGGCGCGCGATCTGGACCTGATCCGTGTCGGGATTGCGGAGCATCTCAACGCGCCTCGTCAGCCACGACCGATCGAACCGCTCAAGGGCGACTACCGGCGCTGACGGGAGCGGTCATGACCTCCGAACAAGTCCAGGCGTTCTCGAACTCGGCGGGGGTTTCCCCGGCCGCCATCGCCATCGTCGTTGCGATGATCGTCGCCGCGGTCGGCGTGCTATGGGCCGCGGACATGGTTCGCCGGCTGGGTATCGAGGGACTCCACGACCCTCGCCGCCTGCCAATGCTTCTTCTCTACAAGCTGCGGGTACTGATCATCGTCTTGCTGCTGATCTATTTGCTGACCTAGATCGCGGCCGGTCCGGCAGGCAAGGCCGCAGGTCTGCCGGTTTTTCCATGGCGCGGCGCCTCTTCACCCACCGGAGGGAATCATGAAACGTCTCACCTATCATTCAGGCGCACCGGGCGGAGCGATCCATCGCGCGGCCAGCGGTTTGGCACGCTGGTGGCGCTCGCCCACGACGATCCCGCGAGCCGCTCCGCTCGTGGTTGCGATCCTCGCCGCCGCCTTCGTCATCGAACCTGCCCTGGCCGAACTGCCGACTGCCGTGCAGGCAGGCAGCGCCGCCTCGGGCGACTACATCGAAATCGGCAAGCAGTATTTCAAGAACGGTCTCATCGTCCTCGGCCTGATCATCGCGACGCTGGGCTTCATCGCGGTCGCGGCCG
This region includes:
- a CDS encoding RAQPRD family integrative conjugative element protein gives rise to the protein MPRILRPLFLSSLSAAAALAFMPAHADEDTERENLARLEHEIALLGEEVRAAKAHAPTLARVRFQYDDLARDLDLIRVGIAEHLNAPRQPRPIEPLKGDYRR
- a CDS encoding DUF3262 family protein, which codes for MTSEQVQAFSNSAGVSPAAIAIVVAMIVAAVGVLWAADMVRRLGIEGLHDPRRLPMLLLYKLRVLIIVLLLIYLLT
- a CDS encoding TIGR03745 family integrating conjugative element membrane protein; translated protein: MKRLTYHSGAPGGAIHRAASGLARWWRSPTTIPRAAPLVVAILAAAFVIEPALAELPTAVQAGSAASGDYIEIGKQYFKNGLIVLGLIIATLGFIAVAAGGIAKFNEYRIGRAELGDLGVLAVVGAVVLVLMVYLLNEAATIID